The DNA region GTTTCACCCTTTTCAAAACGTAGATTTTCAAGCATTAAAATTTCACCAGCTGCTAAATTAGCTGCTTTGCTTTTGGCATCCTCTCCGATAATATCTTTTGCCATGATGACTTCTTTATTTAAAAGCCTACCAAGCCTCTTTGCTACAGGATCAAGCGAATACTTTGTGCTGATTTCTTTTGGACGCCCTAAATGAGAAGCTAAAATCACGCTACAACCATTATCTAAACAATACCTTATCGTAGGGATAGCTGAGCGAATGCGTCTATCATCAGTGATATTTAAAAACTCATCTTGAGGGACATTAAAATCACAGCGGATAAACACCTTTTTGCCATTTAAATCAAGTTCTTTAACCGAGATAATATCAGCACTTTGCATTATTAACCTTTCATCACCAACACAGCCATATCAAGCAAACGGCTTGAATAGCCCCATTCATTATCATACCAAGCCACGATTTTAACAAAATCATCTTGTATCACTTGAGTAAGATCAGCAGCCACGATCGCTCCATAACTTGAACCTATAAAATCAGAACTTACTCTCTCATCTTCATCAACAGCTAAAAAGCCTTTTAAATTTGAAGCTGCAGCCTTTTTAAAGGCGTTATTTAGCTCTTCTTTACTTGTTTTTTTAGCTAATTGCGCGGTTAAATCAACGCTTGAAACATCAATCACTGGCACACGCATACTTTGTCCGTGCAAACGTCCATCAAGCTCTGGCATGATAAGCTTCATAGCCTTTGCCGCTCCTGTTGAGGTTGGGATAATGTTTTGTGCTGCTGCTCTGCTTCGGCGTTTGTCTTTTGTCTTTGCATCGATGATGCTTTGTCCGTTTGTATAAGCATGTATGGTTGTCATCAGTCCTTTTTCTATGCCAAATTCATCTTGCAAAACCCTACACACCGGACCTAAGCAGTTAGTGGTGCAACTTGCATTTGAGATGATTTTTTCGCCTTTGTAAAGATGAGAGTTTACACCCATTACAAAAGTAGGCGTATCATCTTTTGCAGGAGCTGACATAATCACTTTTTGTATGCCTTGATCTAAAAAAGCTTGACATTTTTCTTGAGTTAAGTGTGCTCCTGTGCATTCAAGCACGACATCAGCGCCGTATTTTGCAAAGTCAAGTTCTTTGATATCACGACTTTTAAAGACTTTGATTTTTTTACCATCAATGATAAGCATATCATCTTGGCTTGAAACTTCGCCCTCATAGGTTCTATGCACGCTGTCATATTTAAAAAGGTATTTTGTGATCTCCAAATCAGAAGTATCATTAATCGCTACAAGCTCCACATCATCGCGTTTTAACGCGATACGCGCAACACACCTTCCAATACGCCCAAAGCCATTTATCGCAATTTTAATCGCCATTTAATTTCCTTTTGCAAAATAAAATGCTAGAATTCTACAAAAAAAAGGTTAAAAGTTTAATGAAAATTGCATTTTTTGGCGGAAGTTTTGATCCGCCACACTTAGGACACGATGCTGTGGTAAAAGCAGCTTTAAACACACTTGATATAGATAAGCTTATCATTATGCCAACCTTTATAAACCCCTTTAAACAAGGCTTTGTGGCAAGTAAAGAGCAAAGATTTTTATGGGCGAAAAAACTATGGGGAAACTTAGAAAAGGTTGAAATTTGTGATTTTGAGATCAAGCAAGAAAGACCCGTGCCGAGCATAGAAAGTGTTTTATACCTTCAAAAACGTTTTAATCCAAGTAAAATTTATCTTATCATAGGGGCTGATCATTTAGCGAGTTTGCACTCTTGGCATGAATTTGATACCTTAAATAAAATGGTTGAATTTGTCGTTGCAAGTAGGCTTAAAATCACCATACCAAAGGAATTTAAAAAACTTGACATTGATTTTGATATAGCCTCATCATTTATCCGCGATACTTTAGATGTCAGCGAGGTTTGTGAGGGTATAAAAGATGAAGTTAAAGAATATTATGCTAAATTTATAAGTAAAACTCAAAGGATAAAAATGCAAGAAAGAATCAAAGCTATTACGGATATTTTAGATGATAAAAAAGCCGAGCAAATCGAAGTTTTTGATATGCGAGATAAGGATTATTTTGTAAGTTTTGTGGTGCTTGCAAGCACTTTAGGGCAAAGGCATGCCCTTTCACTCATCGATGAGCTTAAAATAAAGCTTAAAGAAAAAGGGGAGCAGTTTTTGGGTATAGAAAGCTCTGAGGATTGGAGTGTGCTTGATTTAGGCGATATACTCATTCATCTTTTAAGCGAAGATTATAGGGCAAAATATAATTTAGAAGAGTTTTTAAAAGAACTTGGCAAACAAAAAGCTTAAGTTTGATTTTAAGGATCAAAGCTTAAAACGACTTAAGCTCAATGATAAAATTTAATGCATTGACTTATTCTTGTGTTTGGCTAAGATTATTATCTTGAGTTAAGTTATTATCATCAGGCACATTGTCTTTTACAGGTTCTTTTTTGCTTGAATTTTCATCTTTGGGTGTTTTATTTTTTACTTTTTCTATATTTTTAAACTGATCAAAATACGCAAAAAGCTCATTTTTAAGATAGGCAAAAAGCGATTTTTTTGGTGTGATGATGGTTGTAATTTCTCCATTTGTTGCATGATATACGCTTACGCCGTATTTGCTTGCATAAAATTTGATTAAAAGTCTTTGCAAGCTTGGTTCTATAAAGCCGTCAAACCAAGCGTTGTTTGATATGGCGATGATGATCTTGCTTTCTTTGTATAAGGCTTCTTTTGTGGCTTCATAACAAATTGCATTTGTGATTTTTTCTCCAAAAAGTTCATAGTGATTAAGCTTTTCGCCCCTTGAAAACTCGCCCATATCTGGCAAAAGATATGTTCGCACAAATTCTTTAAAGATAGGCAATTCTTCGCCAAAAGGCACAAGATAATGCTTGTTAAGGATTTTTACCTCGCCATCTTGAAAAACATAGGTGCTATTATAAAAGCCTTTATTTTCTTCATTAAAGGCTCCTGTAATGATAACAATATCTTTAGATAATTCTTTTAAAAGCTCATAATAAAGCCCTGAAAAAGCCTGCTTAAGCTCAAAAGCAAAAGCACTTTCTGGCAAAACAACGACTTCTTTTTTAGCTTCTATAGCCTGAAATATTTCATTGATGAGCCTTTCTGCTTCATTGGCTTGATTTTCGTTGAGGTATTTTTGATCTTGAGAGATATGTGTTTGTATCAAAGCAATATTTGCATTTAAGCTTTTAAATTCAGTATCCTTATACTGCATACCTATAAAAAATAAAGCTAAAATAATGGCGATTTTATAATACCTTGAAATGTATTTTTCATAGTAAAAATACGCGATTAAAAACATACAAATCACGCCTTTTGTCGAGCTTTCAAAAAAACCATATACGCTTAAAACGCCCCAATTCAGCCAGTCAAAGCCTAAAGGGTGGATAAAGCTGATTAAAAATACCCCACACAACCTCAAAAAGTCAAATTTAAGTATAAAACAAATTCGAAACAAAATCCCATAAAACAAGCCAATACCAAGAATTTCAAAAGGGATCAAATAACTTAATCCAAAATAAACAGAAGAAAAAGAAAGCCAAAAAAACCATAAAATTCCAAGAAAAAATCCAGTCCAAAAATAGCCAATTTTATCAGATCGCAAAAGCAAAACAAGTCCATAAATAGCCAAAAATGGAGAAAAAATTTCAAGAGCCAAGCTTTCAAAAAAAGATAAGTAGATTGAATTTGAAAGTAAAATTGCAATAAAAAAGGATTTTATTATTTTTAAAATGCTAGAATTAGGATTTAATTTTTTCACAAAAGGAAAATAATATGGAACAAAACTCTTTGCTAACTTCATTGTTACCTCTACTCGTGCTTTTTGCGATTTTTTATTTTTTGGTTATCCGCCCTCAGCAAAAACAAGCAAAAGCCCACAAACAAATGATTTCAGAGCTTACAAAAGGCGATAAAATCATCACAAATGGTGGCTTGATCTGCGAAGTGATAAAACCAGAAGATGATTTTATCAAAGTTAAGCTTAATGATGAGAACACTATTGCAAAAATTTCAAAAGAATTTATAGCAAAGAAAATTGATGTCTAATTCAAAAGTCAATTATAAACTTTTTATTTTTGTAGCAGTTTTGCTTTTTGGTATAGCGTTTTCCTTGCCTTCTTTTTTGCAAAGTCAAAAGGGAGCAAAGATCAATTTAGGGCTTGATTTGCAAGGCGGACTTTATTTGCTTTTGGGCGTGGATAGTGAAGAAGCCGTAAAATCAAAGATTAAAAGTATAGCTTCGGCTTTAAGTTATGAGATTAACAAACAAAATATCATTAGTGATGATATAAAAATAAATGATACCAGTATCGAGTTTAAGCTTTATGATGAAGGCGATGTGGCTAAAATTGATGCGATTTTAAAGGATATTGCTGGCTTAAATGTCAGCTTTGCAAATATGCACTACACCTTAAGCTTAAGTGCTGAAGAAATTCAATCAACCCTTGATTATGCTTTGCTTCAAGCAGTTGAAACCATACGAAACCGCCTTGATGAGTTTGGTTTGGCTGAACCAACCGTTGCTAAGCAAGGCGAGGATCAGATTTTAGTTGAACTTGCTGGCATTAAGACAAGCGAGGATGAACAAAGAGCAAAAGAGCGAATCACCACAGCAGCTCATTTACAACTCATGGAAGTAGATGATGCAAGAATGCCTCAAGCTCATCTTTTGAGCGAAAATGAAGCGGCAAGTTATGGTGATATTGTCTTAGCTGATGCTAAAAATGAAAATATTAAATACGCCTTAAAAGCTATCCCTGTACTTGATGGCTCAACCTTAACTGATGCAAGGGTAGGCTTTTCTCAAGATTCAAATGCTCCTATTATCAATTTTACCTTAAATTCACAAGGAGCGAGAATCTTTGCTGATTATACTGAAAAAAGTGTTGGAAAACGTCTTGCTATAGTACTTGATAATAAAGTCTATTCAGCCCCTGTGATTAATGAACGTATAGGCGGAGGTAGCGGGCAAATTAGCGGAAATTTCACTCAAGAAGAGGCTAGAGATGTGGCTGTGGCTTTAAGAAGTGGGGCTTTGCTTGCTCCTGTTAAGGTTTTAGAACAAAGAAGTATAGGTCCATCTTTAGGAAGTGATAGCATACAAATGTCAATGATAGCTTTAATCGGTGCAAGTATTGCTATAGTGGTATTTATGATGGTGTATTATGGTATAGCTGGAGTTTTTGCAAATATTGCTTTGATTGCTAATATACTTGTGGTTGTGGCTGTGATGGCGATTTTTGGAGCGACTTTAACCCTGCCTGGTATGGCTGGACTGGTTTTAACTGTGGGTATGGCAGTTGATGCAAATGTGATTATCAATGAACGCATACGAGAGCTTTTGCGTGAGGGAGCAAGTATCAAAAAAAGTGTAGAAGATGGCTATAAACACGCTATGAGCGCGATCATGGACTCAAATATCACTTCTTTAGTTACTTCAATTGCTTTATACGCTTATGGCACTGGTCCGGTTAAAGGCTTTGCCGTAACTACTGGTATAGGTATTTTAGTCAGTATGATTACAGCTATCATTGGCACGCATGGTATGTTTGATTTGTTTATGAAGCAAATGGAAAAAAGCAATAATACAAGGCTTTGGTTTGGATATAGGAGAAAAAAATAATGCAGTTTTTTAGCGAAAAGAAAATTTATGATTTTATGCGTATGCGCTTTGGTGCTTATTTTTTATCTGGTTTTTTGGTGCTTGGCTCACTTTGGCTTTTATTTGATAGAGGCTTACAATATGGTATTGATTTTAGCGGGGGCACACTCATACAGCTTAAATACGAACAAAAAGCGCCCATTGCAGATATTAGGGCTAAACTTGAGGCTGGTGGAGATTTTCAAAACTTAAGTGTAACTGAATTTGGCTCTGATGATGAGGTAACTATACGTTTTTTAGGCTCACATGAAGATGTAAAAACTGATTTAAATACACAAATTACAAACCTTTTAAAAGATACAGGCTCTTTTGAGATCAGACGCGTTGATGTAGTGGGTCCAAAAGTGGGCGATGAGCTGAGAAATAAAGGCATTATGGCAGTAAGCGTGTCCTTGCTTACGATTTTGATTTATTTAGCTTTTCGTTTTGAATGGCGTTTTGCTATGGCAGCTATCATTACTGAAGTGCATGATCTTATCATCACTTTAGGAGCTATTTCTTTATTTAAGATAGATGTGAATTTAGATACCCTAGCCGCTGTTTTAACCGTGCTTGGATACTCTTTAAATGATACTATTATCATTTTTGATCGTATAAGAGAGGGTATAAAAACAAGCAAGAAAAGCGAGCTAGCTCCTATTATCAATGAAAGTGTTTCAGCCACGCTTTCAAGGACTGTGCTTACTTCAGGGCTTACCTTAGCTACGGTTGTGATCTTATACTTTTTTGGTGGTTCTATGATAGAAGGCTTTTCACTTGCACTCATCGTAGGGCTTGTGGTAGGGACTTTAAGCTCCATTTTTGTGGCAAGTCCGGCTTTACTTTGGTTTAAATTTAGTGTTAATGCGTATAGACAAAAAGAACTAGATAAACTTAAGAAAAAACAAGAAAAAGAAAAAATGCGTGCCATGTATGAAAAAGGCAGTGTTTAAGGAGAGAAAAAACAATGGCATATGAAGCAAGTGTGATAGAAAAAAAATGGCAGCAATTTTGGCAAGAAAGTGAGGCTTTTGAGCCAAAAGATGATTTAAGCCTAGCTAAAAAATATATCTTATCTATGTTTCCTTATCCAAGCGGACGCATACATATGGGGCATGTAAGAAATTATACCATAGGCGATGCGCTTGCAAGACACTATAGAAAAATGGGCTTTAATGTGCTTCACCCCATAGGCTTTGATAGCTTTGGTATGCCTGCTGAAAATGCTGCTATAAAACATAAAATTCACCCTAAAACTTGGACTTATGAAAATATAGCTTATATGCAAAAAGAGCTTTTTTCTTTGGGCTTTTCTTTTTCAAGAAAACGTATGCTAGCAACTTCTGATCCCCTTTATACCAAATTTGAGCAAGAATTTTTTATCAAAATGTTTGAAAAGGGGCTTATTTACACAAAAGATGCCCTTGTAAATTGGTGCGATCATGATAAAACTGTGCTTGCAAATGAACAGGTTGAGGATGGAAAATGCTGGCGTTGTGGACATGAGGTTATCCAAAAAAAAATGCCTGGATACTATGTAAAAATCACTGCTTATGCAGATGAGCTTTTAGCTGGACTTAAGGAGCTTGAGGGTAAGTGGAGTCCTCAGGTTTTAACTATGCAAGAAAATTGGATAGGCAAGAGTTATGGGCTTGAGTTTGCTTTTAAACTTGATGATGAAAGTGCTTTAAAGGCTGAAGCTTCTTCTTTTGAGGTTTTTACAACAAGGGCTGACACACTTTTTGGTGTTTCTTATGTGGCTTTGGCTCCAGAACATAATATAGTAAATGCTTTGCTTGAAAAAAACTTACTTGATGAACATACAACACAAAAGATTAAAGCCATACAAAATCAAAGCCCAAGAGAAAGGCAGATGAATGACAAAGAAGGCTATTTTTTAGGGCTTTACGCCCTTCATCCTTTAACAGGAGCAAAAATTCCAGTTTGGGTAGCAAATTTTGTTTTGGCTGATTATGGTAGTGGGGCAGTTATGGCTGTGCCAGCTCATGATGAAAGAGACTTTGAATTTGCTAAGAAATATGATTTGACTATAAAACAAGTCATTGATGATGAAAATTACGATCCAAGCAAGGCTTATACAGATAAAAAAGGCAAGCTTATTAATAGTGGCGAATTTGAAGGCTTAGAATGCAATGAAGCAAGAGTAAAGATAGCGAAGAAATTTGAGCAACTTGGCATAGGCAAAACAATTACTAATTTTAAAATTCGTGATTGGGGCGTTTCAAGGCAGAGGTATTGGGGTTGTCCTATACCTATGGTGCATTGTAAAAGCTGTGGTTTAGTCAGTGAAAGGCTTGAGAGCTTACCTATAACCCTGCCAGATGATGTAAGTATCACAGGAGAGGGCAATCCTTTAGAAAAGCACCCCACTTGGAAGCATTGTAAATGCCCAAAATGTGGACTTGAAGCTCAAAGAGAATGTGATACTTTAGATACTTTTTTTGAAAGCTCTTGGTATTATGCGCGTTTTGCAAGTGATGAAAAAACTTGGCAAGAAAAGGCACTTGATGAAAAAAGCACGGATTATTGGCTTGGAGTAGATCAATACATAGGCGGTATAGAGCATGCTATCTTGCATTTGCTGTATGCTCGTTTTTTCCAAAAGGCTTTAAGGGATTTGGGGTATTTAAGAGCTGATGAACCTTTTGTGCGTCTTTTAACGCAAGGAATGGTGCTTAAAGATGGAGCCAAAATGAGTAAGTCAAAAGGCAATGTCATCGATCCAGATGAGATTATTAGCAAATATGGAGCTGATACAGCAAGACTTTTTATACTTTTTGCAGCCCCACCAGCAAAAGAGCTTGAATGGAATGCTGATGCTGTTGATGGAGCATATCGCTTTTTAGCAAGGCTATATGAAAGAGCCTTAAAGCTTAAAGGCAAAAGCTTAAAAGCTATAGATCAAAACGCCTTAAACAAGGATGAAAAACTTGCAAGACTTAAAGTCTATGAGGCTTTGAAAAAATCAAATGAATTATACGAGAGTAATTTTGCTTTTAATACCCTAATCGCAGCTTGTATGGAAGCTTTAAATGCTTTAAGTGTAGCAAAGAATGAAAATTTAGAGCTTGAAGGCTTTTATATACTTTTAAATGTGCTTGAGCCTATCATTCCTCACCTAGCAAGTGAGCTTTCAAACGAGCTTTTTGGGTGTGAAAATTTTAAAAAACTTGAGCTTTTAAGTGAGGTTTTTGTTAAAGATAGCTTTAATATAGGCGTAAGTGTGAATGGCAAAAAGCGAGCTGAGCTTGAAATAGAAGCAAATTTAAGCAAAGATGAGATTATAAGTAAGGCTAAAGAAAACGTGGCAAAATGGCTTGAGGGTAAAGAGCTTATCAAAGAAATTTATATTGATAAGAAGCTTGTGAATTTGGTTATAAAATGATAAAAACTTTATTTGCTTTGGGTATAAGCTTTTTGTTTATCGCGTGTGGTTATGTGCCAACAAGTAAAGTCGCTCAAAAAGTCTTTAGTGATAAGGTGTATGTTAGCGTTGAAATTTCGCCACAAGACCCACAAAATAGTGTTTTTGTCGTTGATACCTTAAGAGAAGTGATTATCAATAAGCTTGGCAAAAGCCCAGCCCTTAAAGAAGAAGCTGATGAAAGTATCAATGTAAGAGTAGGAAATCTTGACTTCACTCCAATAATCTATGATGAAAATGGCTATGTTATCGCATATAAAGCAAAGCTTAATCTTGAATTTAATGTTGTATTTAAAGATGGTAAAGAAGAGCTTATCAAAACGCAGGGGAGTTATGATTTTGCTATCTCGCCAAATAGTGTTATCAGTGATACAGCAAGGCTTGATGCGATGCGTTTTGCTTCAAGCGAGGCGTTTGATGAGTTTGTCTCTATAGTTGCGATTAAAGGACAGCACAATGACTAATATCAACGAGCTTGCAAAGCAAACCTTGCTTTTGCTCGGGCAACGAGGCTTAAAACCTACGCCAGAAAATTATACTGAAGTTTTTGAAGAACTTGCTTCAAAACGTGGTGTGAGTGGAGGCACCAAAGAAAAGGTAGAAAAATTTAAAGCTTTGCTAATCCCAGCACATCAAAATGATATCCAGCTTAAAAATATTAAGAACATTGATGAATTGCTTTTTTTTCTCATCTCAAAGATTAATCGCCAAAACAAAGAAAAATCCCCTCAGCTTTTTGAGTTTTTAAATATCATCATGAAAAGCTTGCTTGCAAGTAAAGATAAAAAGGTTAAAGATATAGCTTCTATGACTTTGGCTCGAATTTCAAAAGCAATGGATCTTGAAAGTATTTATTTGCTTGAAAAAAAATGGCAGCAATGGCAGCAAGATTATGAAGATCACGAACTTGAAGAAGAGCTTAAAAAATATGGTATCAAAAATGATGATTTTACTCTTATCATTAAAAAACTTCTTTTTCAGCTTAAGGCTCGATCATATGATAGATTTGCCAAGCTCATTGCTTTGTGCTTGCGTCCTTCTTTGCTTCATAGTGATAAGATTGCTGAATTTGAACAAAAACTTAAAGAAAAGCCCTATATCCTTGCTCTTGATCAGGACAAAAGCGATACTTTTAAAAATGAACTTTTAGAAATGGTCAATAAAAGAATCAGCACGGATTTAATCTTCGTGCAACAAAACCTTAATTTTTTTGATCAAAATCTCCAAAAGCTTAACCAGCTCATTGATTTGCTTAATAATATCAATCAAAACAATGTTGCTTTTGTGAATTCTTTACAAAAAGAACAAGATGGCAGCGTGAAAGTTTCTTTTGATGATTTGAAAAACAAATTCCTTGCTTTAAACGAAAAAATCACACATATTCACGCCCAGCTTCACAAGGCAAGTGATACCAAACAAAGAGAAAATTGGACGCTTCAAAAGCACATACTCAAGCTTGATGAAGTGTTTTTACAATATAAGATAAATTATGCTTTGTGCGTGTTTAGTGTTTCAAATTATCGTTTTATCATGGAAAAATACGGCGTGAGTAATTTAAGTGAAATTTTAGAACGATTTAAGAAAATTTTACAAGAAAATTGCGACGGAAACGACGAGCTTTGGATGCTTGATGAAAAGTCGTATTTACTTATCGTGCGTGCAAAAACTTACGAGCAAATTATCCCTTTTATGCAAAAAAATATCAATGAGATTGAGAATTTTAAATTTATTTATAAACAAGATGTCATCATTCCAAGCATAGTGAGCTTTTTTATGGATAAGGCAAGCTATCCTCACTTAAGTCTTTTAGATGAACTTTTAAAGAAAGTTAATGAAATTTAAAGCCTTTTTAGAACAAAAAGTAGAATACTCAACGCGAATCGATCGTTTTCGTGCGTTTAGTTTATATCACAAATACAAAAAAGACTTAAAGCTTAAACCCATCATTCATATCATAGGCACAAATGGCAAAGGCAGCACAGGACGCTTTTTAGCCCAGCTTTTATATAAGCTTGGCTTTAAAGTAGGGCATTTTACAAGTCCGCATATTTTTGAATTTAATGAAAGATTTTGGCTTGATCAAAAAATACTTGATGATAAAACCTTGCAAAAGGCTCATGAGCGTTTGAGTGAAATTTTTCAAAGTGATTTAGAACGTTTGAGTTATTTTGAGTATGCGACTTTTTTGGCTGTGATTGTGTTTAAAAAATGTGATTTTGTTATCTTTGAAGCAGGCTTGGGAGGAGAGTTTGACAGCACTTCTTTGTTTGAAAAAAGATTAAGTATTTTTACAAAAATAGGTTTTGATCATACTCAAATTTTAGGCAATAAGCTTGAAATGATTGCTCGAACAAAGCTTAAAGTTATGGCAAAAAAGGCTGTGATTGCAAACGAGCAAGAAGAGCTTGTTTTGCAACTTAGTCAAAAAATAGCCCTTTTAAAAAAAGCAAAGCTGTTTTATGCAAATGAGCTTTTAGATACTAATTTACTTAAAGCAAGCAAAGCTTACGCACAAAAGCACAAACTCCCTTCTTTTTTAGAACACAATCTCAATCTCGCACTTGCTGCTTTAAGAGTATTGCAAAATAAAACTCAAGCTTTTCATGTCATCAAAAAGCTTCAAAAGCTTGATTTAAGAGGCAGGTGCGAGCAAATAAGTGAAAATATCTTTGTTGATGTGGGACACAACGAGCTTGCAGCACGAGCTTTGCTTGAGAAATTTAAAGGACAAAAGCTTTGTTTGATTTATAATTCTTTTTTAGATAAAGATATTTTTGCAATTTTAAGAATTACTAAGCCTATAATTGATAAAATTATGATTTACAAATACGAAAGTCAAAGAGAGCTTGCTACAAAACATATTAAAGAAGTAGCTTTAAAGCTTGATATAAAGTGCGAGGATTTCATAAAACTTGAAAAAGATCGAACTTATCTTGTCTTTGGCTCTTTTGTTTTGGTGCAGCATTTTTTAAAGGAGCATTTTGAGACCGCATAAGCGTATGCTGAATAAATTTACCATTACAATCACTGATGTGAATGGCTCAAAGCATTTTTATCTTTCTCAAGTGATTAAGAAAATCGCTTTTTATCTTATCGCTTTTGTTTTGCTTTTTTTAATCTTTAGTGCTTTTTATATCCATTATCTGGACTCTAAAGTCAGCGAACTTGACGCAAAAAGAGAAGAGTTGATACAAAATAGCAAAGATTTAGTCATAAATAACGAAAAAATGCAAGCAAGTCTTGCTGAAAAAGCTGAACAATATGCCGCTATAGAAGATAAAATCGCCATTTTTGAAGAACAGCTTGGGCTTGGTAATGAAAATAATCTGACTTTAAATGCAAGACTTGAAAAGCTCAATCTTACAAACGAACAGCAACTAGGTGTTTTGCTTCAAATTCCAAATGGTTATCCTATAGAAAATAAAGGGATTTCTGGTAATTATGGCTGGAGGGATCATCCTATCTTAAAAAGGCAGGAATTTCACACTGGTATTGACTTAAGAGCAACCGTTGGCACGCCAATTTATGCTCCAGCAAATGCAGTTGTTGAGTTTTCAGGCTATAATAGCAATGGTTATGGTTATATGGTAACTTTACAGCATAATTTTGGCTTTAAAACCATCTACGCTCATATGACGCGAAAAGATGTGGTAAAACCCGGACAATTTGTTTCAAAAGGAGATCTTATCGGCTATACAGGTAACACAGGAGCATCAACTGGTCCTCATTTGCATTATGAGGTAAGATTTATCAATAAAACTTTAGAACCTCTGTATTTTTTGAATTTAGATCGTAAAAATATGGATAAATTTTTTAATCAAGAAAGGAGAGTGCCATGGCAATCTTTAATAAAAGCAATATCAACAGCAGCGTCTCAGAAACAACAGTAATTTCAGCAGGAGCAAGGATAGAAGGGCAATTTTACTTTGATTCTATGCTTCATGTTGATGGCGAGATCAGCGGTGTAATCCACTCACAAAGTGTGGTTGTTATCGGTAAAACAGGGATTGTTAAAGGACAGCTTAATGCTGATAAGGTCGTTGTGAATGGAATTTTTGATGGTGAGCTTGATGCCAACAATCTTGAAATTCTTATGGGTGGTTTAGTCAATGGAAACATTGCTGTAAAGGGCTTTGCTATAGAAAATGGCGGTAAGTTTAATGGCAATAGCAAGATCAAAGACGAAACACTTACACTTATTGAAAATACTGCTTCAAAAACCGAAGAATAAGCTTTGATTCAGGCTAAATTTTACGAGTTCTTGCAAAGCAAGCCAAAATGCGAACTTTTGCTTTGCGAGGATGATAAAGAAGCTGATGAGCTAGCTCAAGTTGCTTTATTTTTGGGCTTTAAAAGCTTTGTTTTGCCAGATTTTAGAGCAAGGCAAGATGATGATTTACGCCCTTTTTCAAAAGAGCTTTTTGAGCTTTGTAAGGTGCTTAATGCCTATCATCAAGAACAAAGTTCTCAAAAAATACTCATTTCTCCTTTGCATACTATCTTGCATAAATTACCCGGTAAAAAGCATTTAGAAAATATCAGGCTTAAACTTGGCGAGCATATTGATGAAAAAGCTTTAAAAGATGAGCTTGTCAGACTTGGTTATGACTTTGTAGATATAGTGCAAGATAAGGGCGAGCTGTCTTGGCGTGG from Campylobacter sp. MIT 12-8780 includes:
- the secF gene encoding protein translocase subunit SecF, with the translated sequence MQFFSEKKIYDFMRMRFGAYFLSGFLVLGSLWLLFDRGLQYGIDFSGGTLIQLKYEQKAPIADIRAKLEAGGDFQNLSVTEFGSDDEVTIRFLGSHEDVKTDLNTQITNLLKDTGSFEIRRVDVVGPKVGDELRNKGIMAVSVSLLTILIYLAFRFEWRFAMAAIITEVHDLIITLGAISLFKIDVNLDTLAAVLTVLGYSLNDTIIIFDRIREGIKTSKKSELAPIINESVSATLSRTVLTSGLTLATVVILYFFGGSMIEGFSLALIVGLVVGTLSSIFVASPALLWFKFSVNAYRQKELDKLKKKQEKEKMRAMYEKGSV
- the secD gene encoding protein translocase subunit SecD, with the translated sequence MSNSKVNYKLFIFVAVLLFGIAFSLPSFLQSQKGAKINLGLDLQGGLYLLLGVDSEEAVKSKIKSIASALSYEINKQNIISDDIKINDTSIEFKLYDEGDVAKIDAILKDIAGLNVSFANMHYTLSLSAEEIQSTLDYALLQAVETIRNRLDEFGLAEPTVAKQGEDQILVELAGIKTSEDEQRAKERITTAAHLQLMEVDDARMPQAHLLSENEAASYGDIVLADAKNENIKYALKAIPVLDGSTLTDARVGFSQDSNAPIINFTLNSQGARIFADYTEKSVGKRLAIVLDNKVYSAPVINERIGGGSGQISGNFTQEEARDVAVALRSGALLAPVKVLEQRSIGPSLGSDSIQMSMIALIGASIAIVVFMMVYYGIAGVFANIALIANILVVVAVMAIFGATLTLPGMAGLVLTVGMAVDANVIINERIRELLREGASIKKSVEDGYKHAMSAIMDSNITSLVTSIALYAYGTGPVKGFAVTTGIGILVSMITAIIGTHGMFDLFMKQMEKSNNTRLWFGYRRKK
- the yajC gene encoding preprotein translocase subunit YajC, which translates into the protein MEQNSLLTSLLPLLVLFAIFYFLVIRPQQKQAKAHKQMISELTKGDKIITNGGLICEVIKPEDDFIKVKLNDENTIAKISKEFIAKKIDV
- the gap gene encoding type I glyceraldehyde-3-phosphate dehydrogenase, with product MAIKIAINGFGRIGRCVARIALKRDDVELVAINDTSDLEITKYLFKYDSVHRTYEGEVSSQDDMLIIDGKKIKVFKSRDIKELDFAKYGADVVLECTGAHLTQEKCQAFLDQGIQKVIMSAPAKDDTPTFVMGVNSHLYKGEKIISNASCTTNCLGPVCRVLQDEFGIEKGLMTTIHAYTNGQSIIDAKTKDKRRSRAAAQNIIPTSTGAAKAMKLIMPELDGRLHGQSMRVPVIDVSSVDLTAQLAKKTSKEELNNAFKKAAASNLKGFLAVDEDERVSSDFIGSSYGAIVAADLTQVIQDDFVKIVAWYDNEWGYSSRLLDMAVLVMKG
- the rsfS gene encoding ribosome silencing factor, which encodes MQERIKAITDILDDKKAEQIEVFDMRDKDYFVSFVVLASTLGQRHALSLIDELKIKLKEKGEQFLGIESSEDWSVLDLGDILIHLLSEDYRAKYNLEEFLKELGKQKA